DNA from Flavobacterium aestivum:
TTCTTCTAAATTCTGAAGAAGGTAAAGCAATAGGGCTTTCATATTTTAAAGAGCGTGGTTTTAGTAATGAAACCATCAAAAAATTTGGTTTAGGTTATTCGCCCGAAACTTGGGATGCTTTTACAAAGGAAGCATTGGGTAAAGGCTATAAAATGGAATTTCTTGAAGGTACAGGTTTGACCATTGCAAGGGAAGATCGTCCTTTTGATCGATTCAAAGGCAGGGTTATGTTTCCTATACAAAGTATGTCGGGAAGAGTACTTGGTTTTGGAGGTCGAATTCTAACCAATGATAAAAAAGCAGCTAAATACTTAAATTCACCAGAGAGTGATATTTACCATAAGAGTAAAGTGTTGTATGGTATTTTTCAAGCCAAACAATCTATAGCCAAATTAAACAATTGTTTTTTGGTAGAAGGATATACAGATGTTATTCAGTTCAATCAAGCAGGGATTGAGAATGTAGTAGCTTCTTCTGGTACCGCACTTACTCCGGATCAAATACGATTAATCAATAGGCTTACAAAGAATATTACTGTTCTTTTTGATGGAGATGCTGCAGGACTTCGTGCATCTATTCGTGGTATTGATTTGATTCTTGAAGAAGGAATGAACGTAAAAGTTTGTGCTTTCCCTGATGGAGAGGATCCTGATAGTTTTGCCAGAAAAACATCCTATGAAGATTTAGTGGCATATCTGGAAAATAATGCTAAGGATTTTATACAGTTTAAAGCTTCGCTTTTGATGAATGAAGCTAAGAACGATCCAGTCAAAAAAGCAGATTTGATTCGGGATATGGTTACCAGTATTTCTAGGATACCGGATAGAATACAAAGAGAGATTTACATTCAGGAATGTGCTAGAATTATGGATATTTCTGAGCAGGTCTTGACGAGTACTTTGGCCCAATTAGTTCAAAAGGATGTAGCAGAAGTTGGGAAAAAAGTAAAACAAGAGCAAAAGGCTTTTGAAATTGTAAAAAACGAAAATCCGGTTCAAGGAGCAAAAGTGGATGTGCTTTATCGTCTGGAGCGAAAAATAATAGAAATTCTATTGTTATACGGAAATAAAACAGAAGAATTTGAAGATGTATTTTTGAGAACCAACAATGATGGTGAGATTGAAAATGTAACCGAAAGAAAGGATTATAAAGTATATCAAAGAGTGTATCTGAGTTTGCAGGAAGATGAGGTAGAATTGGCTAATCCTTTATTTAGGGGAATTTTTAATGATTTAATTCAATATTTTCTTCAAAATGAAAGTTTGGAAATTGAGAAATATTTAATGCATCTAAATTCAGATTTTGCTCAAGAAGTAACAGATATCCTCATGGAAGATGAGAGGTTGGCTTTGCATAATTGGGAAGGACAGAACATCTTTCCTAAACCAAAAAGTGAGACTATAGCTCAGTATGTGTCAGAAACAATACTTACGATGCGTTGGTATTTAGTCGATAAGCTTATAGATGAATTAAAAAACTCTGTATCAAATGAACCAGGTTCAGATAATACAGAGTCTATGTCTATGGCGATGGATTACTACAAGCTAATTAACTCGTTTTCGAAAAAGTTAGGGAGAGTAATGTCGCGTTACAGTTAAACGATCTCTAAAGTTTTAGCTTTATTAACTAAATCTACTAGATTAGTAACGTTTAATTTGGTTAACAATCGCAACTTATAGGTGCTAATTGTTTTTTCGTTGAGAGATAATATCTCAGCGATTTCATGGTTCTTCTTACCATCGCTTAAATAACGTAAAACTTCGACTTCGCGGTTTGATAGTTTTCTATACAAACGTTCGCTTTTGCTTTGTTTTGCGATTAAAGCAATGTTTTTCATGACTGCTTCATTCATGATTATTTTTCCTTGGTTCACTTTAATGATCGATTGACCTAAAGTTTCCAGTTTTTCGGTTTTGTGAACAAATCCAGAAACTCCCGCCTTAATGGCATTTGGAGCGTAAATCTGTTCTGAAAGACCGCTGTAAAAAATAATTTTTGTTTTTGGAAAATTTTTCAAAATCGATTTGACTTCGAAAATGCTAGATAATCCTTCGAGTTCTAAGTCCAAAACTAGAACATCGATTTCCTTCGTAAGAAGGATGTCTTTCACCATCGGAAAATTTCCTACATTTGCAACAATAGAAATGTCCGCATGGTCTTTAAAGTACGATTTGATTCCAAAATGTACTACAGGATAATTATCTGCTAAACAAACTTTGATCATGGTATTTATTTTTAGGATTGTTTATGAAGCTATAAAATTATGAAAAAAAAATGAATAAGTCTAATTTTTCGGACAAATTATTTTTTTCGTAATTAAAAAGTGCAGACAGGTATAGGAATCATTTTGTGTTGGTTATTTTTGTTGAGTTTTTTATAGATATTTAACACTTCTAGCTCTCTGGCAGTGAACGAATTTGAAGCTATTTTTTGCTCTTCTATGGCCATAGCCCATTCTAATTCGTCGTATGTTGCCCCAATTTGATCTTCATCAGTTCTTTCATCGCCAAATAATCCATCTGTAGGAGCAGCTGTTAAAATAGAATTTGGAATTTTCAAATAACGACCTAAAGCATATACTTCGGATTTCATTAAATCTGCAATTGGACTCAGATCAACTCCGCCATCTCCGTATTTGGTAAAGAATCCAACACCAAAATCCTCTACCTTGTTTCCAGTTCCGGCTACCAATAAACCGTAAATACCTGCAAAATAATATAAGGTAGTCATTCTTAGTCGGGAACGTGTGTTGGCAAGTGATAAATGTAGTTTGTGTATATCATTGGTTTCTGGAACCTGTTTTATGAAATCTTGAAAAACCGATGTTAAGTCTGCCTCAACACTAGAGACATTCGGGAATTGTTTTTTTAATTGTTCAATATGTTCACGTCCACGCGTAACGTGACTATGGGCTTGGTGAATTGGCATTTCAACACACAATACTTTAAAACCGGTTTGAGCACATAATGCTGAGGTTACAGCAGAGTCAACTCCTCCTGATATGCCTATCACAAATCCGTTTACTTTTGAAGTTTCGGCATATGTCTTTAACCAATTTACTATGTGTAGGTTGATCTCTTCGATTTTAAGTGTACTTTTTTTAGTCATAATAGTTTAAGTTTTAAAAAGCAGGGATGTATATTTGCAAAATAAATAAAGCAATTGCCTCGCAGTTGTTGGAAACAAATTTAAATAAAATATAATAAATGAAATTATATCTATTACCTGTCGTTTTTTGTTTGCTTTTCTGGTCTTGTGATCAAAAAAGTAAAGTCGAAAAAGCTATAGAAGAGACTCCAGTAGAGATTAAGGTTGAACGTTTTGATAAAATATTTTTTGAGACTCCACCAAAAGATCTTGCCAAAGTAAAAAAGCAATTTCCATATTTTTTCTCTCCTCAGATCAATGATACAGTATGGTTGAATAAAATGCAAGCTCCAATTTGGAGAGAAGTATATACTGAAGTTGAAAAAAAATATTCGAATATAGAAAGTGTCCGAAATGATTTAGAGACTTTGTATAAGCATATGAAATACTATTTTCCAGAAACTAAACAGCCAAAATTGATCACATTGATTTCGGATATGGATTATAACAATAAAGCTATTTATGCGGATTCATTAGTGATTGTTTCTTTGGAATTATATCTAGGGAAAGATCATAAATTTTATCAATTCCCTAAATATATTAAGCAAAATTTTGAGCAAAGTCAGATCATGCCAGACATAGTGTCTAGTTTTTCTACTAGAAAAATTGCGCCTCCTACTGATAAAAATTTACTATCGAAAATGATTTATTTTGGTAAAGAACTATATCTAAAAGATGTTTTATTACCAGACTATAGTGATGCAGATAAAATGGGGTATACCAAAGAACAAATTGTTTGGTGTCAGGAAAATGAAAGCTATATATGGCGTTACTTTATTGAGAGACAAATGCTTTTTAGTGACGAACAAAAATTAACGAATCGTTTTATTGATCCAGCGCCTTTTTCTAAATTTTATTTAGAAATAGATAATGATTCTCCAGGAAGAGTTGGAGCATGGATAGGATGGCAAATGGTTCGTTCCTATATGGCAAATAATGAAGTTACGGTAGCCCAGTTAATGAAAATGGATGCCAAAGAAATTTTTGAAAAATCTAAATACAAACCCAAGAAATAATGTCAAATAAAAATACCTCAGAAATTAAATTTCAAGTCGAATTAGATGAAAACCGTGTTCCGGAAAAACTTTTTTGGACAGCAAAAGACGGTGGAATAGAGCTTTCAGAATCAAAAGCAATTATGCTTAATGTTTGGGATAGTAATGCAAAGGAAAGCATGCGTATTGATTTATGGACCAAAGATATGCCTGTAGATGAAATGAAAATTTTCTTTCATCAAACATTGGTGTCCATGGCAGAAACTTTTAGAAGAGCGACTAATGATGAGAAAATGTCGGATACAATGCTAGATTTCTGTGATTATTTTGCCGAAAAATTAGATTTGAAAAAATAATCTTATTTTTTTTATAAATTTCTGTTACACATTTGGCGTTTATTCGTCTTTCGTAAATAAACAGAATTTATGAGAAAATTAATTGTGTTATCGCTAGCGTGTTTTTTGGTTTCTTGTGGAGTAAAAACACCTTATGAAGCTTTTAGAAAGGAAAACAAAGAAGATGTTGCTATGTCTTTCGGTGCTTCTGGATTTGTTGTAAATGCACTTGTTCGTGACAAGGAGTTTAAAAACTTTGCAAAACATTCTGGTGCCAAAAAATACCATATGTTGGTCGCAAAAGAAAATCCTAAATTTTTAAAATCAAATTTTGTTGACTTTTTAAAGGATAATAATTTCGAAGAGATTTTTCATACCAATACTTCGGATGGTAAAATTTATATTTATTCCTTTGAAAAAGGTGATAAGCTAAAGGAAGTTATTGTGAAGATTGAAGATGATTCGCAAATGGTTCTCTTGAATGTTCAGGGCGATCTAAAAATGAGTGATTTCGAAAAACTAACAGCATCCAATGATGTAAATTGATATCATTTAGATAATAGTCCAATATAAAAAATCCCAAAACTAATAATGATAGTTTTGGGATTTTTTGTTTTAAAGTAAGAGGTTTAAAACCCTGAATTATTCTTAAATACCTCTTGGTTTACTTCGTCTATATAACTTAATAATTCTTCTTTTCCGGTAGATTCTGTTGAAGAAGTTACAAAATAATGTGGCATTTCGGCCCAGTTGTTGGCAAACATTTGTTTCTTGTAAGCCGCAATATGAGAATCAATTTTTGTCTTGCTTATTTTATCGGCTTTTGTAAAAATAATGCAAAAAGGGATTTCACTTTCTCCCATATACGACATGAATTCAATATCAATATTTTGTGCTTCATGACGTATGTCTATTAAAACAAACGCGCAAACCAACTGTTCTCTAGTCTCAAAATAATCTGTGATGAATTTTTGAAAAATAGATTTTGTTTTTTTAGAAACTTTGGCATAACCATAACCTGGTAAGTCAACAAGAAACCAATTGTTGTTGATTAAGAAATGATTGATTAGTTGGGTTTTACCTGGTTTTCCTGAAGTTTTGGCCAAATTTTTGTTATTGGTCAGCATATTGATTAATGATGACTTACCAACGTTTGATCGACCAATAAAAGCATACTCGGGCAAAAAATCTTTAGGACATTTGCTTGCGTCTGAATTGCTTATTATAAATTCGGCAGTATTAATTTTCATGTTTCTGGGTATAAAATTCGCCTTTTAGTCTAGTGCTCTGCTAAATGAGTATGTGTTAGCCAATCCTCAAGATGTTTGTTGAACTCTTCAGGTTGTTCCATCATAGCGGCATGTCCGCATTTGTCAATCCAGTATAAAGTAGAATTCGGTAATAATTTGTGGAATTCTTCAGCCACATCTGGTGGAGTAACTTTGTCATTTTTTCCCCAAATAACACAAGTTTGTACATGCATTTTTGGTAGATCTTTGGCCATATTATGACGTATAGCACTTTTGGCAATAGTTAAAGTTTTTATTAATTTGATTCGATCATTAACAGTTGCGTATACTTCATCAATAAGTTCAGGAGTGGCAATTTTTGGATCGTAAAAAACATCTTCGGCCTTTTTCTTGATATATTCGTAGTCACCTCTTTTTGGATAACTATCGCCCATAGCACTTTCATACAAGCCTGAACTACCTGTTATTACAAGTCCAGAAACTTTTTCCGGATACATTTTGGTATGATATAAAGCTATATGTCCACCTAGAGAATTTCCTAAAAGTATGACTCTGTCTAGTTTTTTGAAAGTAATGAAGTTTTTTACATAAACAGCAAAACTTTTTACATTCGTTTTTAAAATATTTTGAGTATAAATAGGCAAATCAGGTATAATGATTCTGTATCCTTTATTGGAAAAATAACTAGCCACAGCATCAAAATTACTAAGTCCTCCCATTAAACCGTGTAAAATGACAATAGGAATTCCTTCACCTGCTTCGTAATAGCTGTATTTGCCTTCTTTTTTGTAATACTTTTCCATTTTTATTTATGACAATTTCAATTTGCAACAAATATAAGGTTTAAAAAATTAAAAAGAATTTTAGTAGCTATTTTTTAACCTTTATTATTTTAACAAAATGTGATAAAAATTCATCCAAAAAATGTGTTTTTTCTTATGTGAAACTAAGATTTTAATGTAAGAAAAGATTTTTCTTTTTTGAATAAATCCGTTCCTTTTTTGCATAACACAATCTTTCTTACAAATAATATATTAAAAAGCTAATATGTTGATTGTCCATATACTAAGGATTTTGGGATCAAAGTGGTTAAACTTATTAACAAAGTGGGGGATAGTGGTAAAATGTGGTAAAATTTTATATATTTTTGCTTAATACAATTAATGTAATTTACTTGAGCGCAATAATAGGGACATATGAATGTAAAGTTGATGCCAAAGGAAGGGTATTATTACCTTCTCCCTTGAAAAAGCAATTGGCTTCTTCACTTCAAAATGGTTTTGTTTTGAAGCGTTCCGTTTTTCAGCCTTGTTTAGAATTGTATCCTATGGAAGAGTGGGATTTGATGATGAAAAAAATCAACAAACTTAACCGATTTGTAAAAAAGAACAATGATTTTATCCGTCGTTTTACCGCTGGCGTAAAAGTGGTAGAAATAGACGCCTTGGGTAGGTTGTTGGTTCCTAAAGATTTAGTGACGTTTGCCAGTATAGATAAAGATGTGGTTTTTTCATCGGCGGTTAATATTGTAGAGATTTGGGATAAAGATTTATATGAAAAATCAATTGATGGTGCAGATGTTGATTTTGCAGATTTGGCCGAGGAGGTAATGGGGAATTTAAATGACGACGACAATGGAATATCATAATCCAGTATTGCTTCACGCTTCTGTTGATGGGTTGAATATAAACCCGGATGGAATTTATGTGGATGTTACTTTTGGAGGCGGAGGACATTCAAAAGAAATTTTGAGTAGGCTTGGTCCTAACGGAAAATTATTTGCTTTTGATCAGGATGAAGATGCTTTAGCGAATGCTTTGCAAGATGAAAGATTTACACTGATCAATGAGAATTTTAGATATATAAAAAGATTTTTGCGTTTTTATGGCGTAAAAGAGGTTGACGGGATTTTGGGAGATTTGGGTGTTTCTTCGCATCAGTTTGATGTGGCAGAAAGAGGATTTTCTACTCGTTTTGATGCTGGACTTGATATGAGAATGAGTCAAAAAAATGATTTGAATGCGTATCGAGTAGTAAATGAATATGATGATGCCAACTTGAGAAGAGTATTCTTGGATTATGGAGAGTTGAAAAACGCACCAGCTTTATCAAGAACAATCATTGAGGCGAGAGAACATCGTTCAATCAAAACCACTGATGAATTGAAAGAGGTTTTGAAGAAATATTTGCCAGAGAAAGTCCGTAATAAAATATTGGCCCAAATCTACCAAGCGATTCGTATTGAAGTCAATCAGGAAATGGATGTTTTGAAAGAATTTTTAGAACAGTCTCTTGAGATTTTAAAACCAGGCGGAAGATTGAGTGTGATTTCATATCATTCATTAGAAGATAGATTGGTAAAACGATTTATTAAAAACGGAATGTTTGAAGGAGAACCGGAACGTGATTTTTATGGAAATTTCTCGGTTCCTTTTAAAACCGTTGGTAAACTAATAGTTCCGGATAATGAAGAGATCAAAATAAATAATAGAGCTAGAAGTGCAAAATTAAGAATTGCAGAGAAAAGATAGCAAATAACAGTAGGCCTTAAAGAAGACAATATAATAGGAGAGAATGAAAGGTGGAATTTATAACATATTAAAAGCACAGTTTCTTATAGACGACAATGCTATCAAAAATTGGCGCTTTATAGTTTATGTGATTTTACTGGCCATAATAATGATTGCCAATACGCAACGTTACGAGCAAAAAGTGTTTAAGATTATTGAATTAACAAATAAAGTCAAGGAATTACGTTCAGAATTTGTAGATAAACGTTCGGAGCTAATGAAACTCAAAATGGAATCTACAGTCTCGGAAAAAATGGTCGGGAAACAAATTTTTCCATCATCAGTACCGCCTGTTAAAATTGAAGTTAGAAAAGAAGAAGAGAAAAATTTCTTAGAAAGAATATGGCAGTAGAAGATAAACATATATCCTATAGAACTTATCTGGTCGCGATTGTTATCTTGTTGATGGCAATGGCGATTGCTGTTAAATTGACAAATATTCAATGGGTTGATGGGGATCATTACAGAGAATTAGCGAAAGAAAGAACCGTTAAGAATTTTGTTATTCCTGCCAATAAAGGAAATATTTACTCAGCAGACGGAAGTCTTTTGGCAACATCAATACCTAATTATATAATCCGTTTTGATGCACTTGCTCCAAAAACGGAGTCGTTCGAAAAAAATATAAAACTCTTGTCGGATTCATTAGGGAAAATGCTGAGAAAATCAAGTAGCACAATCCAAAACGAATTGAGAAGGGCTAGAGTTAATAAAAACAGGTATTATTTAGTCGCTAAAGATTTAAATTATACAGAGTATATGCGCATCAAAGGTTTTCCGTTATTTAATATGGGAGCTTACAAAGGAGGGATAATTGTTGAACAAAAAACAGTAAGAGAACATCCAATAGGAAAGATCGCTGAGCGAACAATAGGTTATGAAAGAAAAATGCCGGAAGGCTATTCAGACGGAAAAGGAATCGAGTGGGCATATAGCGAATACCTTAATGGTAAAGACGGTAAAATATTAAAGCAAAAAATTGCCAAAGGACAATGGAAACCCATACGAGATGCAAATGAAGTAGAACCTCAGGATGGTTATGATGTTATATCAACAATAGATGTATATATTCAAGATATAGCACATCATGCTTTGTTAAAGCAATTGGAAGAATATGAGGCAGATCACGGCTGTGTAGTGGTTATGGAGACTAAAACAGGGCAAATAAAAGCGATTTCTAATTTAGGAAGAGCCAATGATGGTAGTTATTATGAAACTACAAATTATGCTTATGCTGAATCTCATGAGCCAGGATCGACCTTTAAATTGGTTGATTTAATGGCAATATTGGAAGATAAAGTGGCAGATACAAGTACTGTTTATGACAGTCATGGAGGTGTAGTTGTTTATTCAGGGCGAAAAGTAAGAGATTCTCATGATGGAGGTTATGGTAAAATATCGTTAGCTCGTGGTTTTGAGGTTTCTTCTAATACAGTAATGGTTCAAGCTGTTTATAATAATTACAAAAACAATCCATCAAAATTTGTGAACCACATCAATTTCTATGGTTTAAATAAGAAATTGGGATTGGCTTTTCAAGGTGAAGGAAAACCATTTATACCACAACCGGGTGATAAAAACTGGTCTAATATTTCGCTTCCATGGATGGCATTTGGATATGGAGTTTCGGTAACACCTTTGCAAACACTAACCTATTATAATGCTGTAGCGAATAATGGAGTAATGGTAAAACCACAATTGGTTACAGAAATTAAAGAGTGGAATAAAACCATAAAAAAATACAATACAGTAGTAATGAATCCGAGGATTTGTTCACCAGAAACAATCTTGAAACTGAAAGCAGTTTTGGCTAATGTGGTTAAAAAG
Protein-coding regions in this window:
- the rsmH gene encoding 16S rRNA (cytosine(1402)-N(4))-methyltransferase RsmH, producing MTTTMEYHNPVLLHASVDGLNINPDGIYVDVTFGGGGHSKEILSRLGPNGKLFAFDQDEDALANALQDERFTLINENFRYIKRFLRFYGVKEVDGILGDLGVSSHQFDVAERGFSTRFDAGLDMRMSQKNDLNAYRVVNEYDDANLRRVFLDYGELKNAPALSRTIIEAREHRSIKTTDELKEVLKKYLPEKVRNKILAQIYQAIRIEVNQEMDVLKEFLEQSLEILKPGGRLSVISYHSLEDRLVKRFIKNGMFEGEPERDFYGNFSVPFKTVGKLIVPDNEEIKINNRARSAKLRIAEKR
- the dnaG gene encoding DNA primase, with the protein product MISQATIDTVFETARVEEVIGDFVHLKRAGSNFKGLSPFSDERSPSFMVSPVKQIWKDFSSGKGGNSVAFLMEHEHFTYPEAIRYLAKKYNIEIEETVQSDEEKLNTDARESMYLVSEFAKKYFHDVLLNSEEGKAIGLSYFKERGFSNETIKKFGLGYSPETWDAFTKEALGKGYKMEFLEGTGLTIAREDRPFDRFKGRVMFPIQSMSGRVLGFGGRILTNDKKAAKYLNSPESDIYHKSKVLYGIFQAKQSIAKLNNCFLVEGYTDVIQFNQAGIENVVASSGTALTPDQIRLINRLTKNITVLFDGDAAGLRASIRGIDLILEEGMNVKVCAFPDGEDPDSFARKTSYEDLVAYLENNAKDFIQFKASLLMNEAKNDPVKKADLIRDMVTSISRIPDRIQREIYIQECARIMDISEQVLTSTLAQLVQKDVAEVGKKVKQEQKAFEIVKNENPVQGAKVDVLYRLERKIIEILLLYGNKTEEFEDVFLRTNNDGEIENVTERKDYKVYQRVYLSLQEDEVELANPLFRGIFNDLIQYFLQNESLEIEKYLMHLNSDFAQEVTDILMEDERLALHNWEGQNIFPKPKSETIAQYVSETILTMRWYLVDKLIDELKNSVSNEPGSDNTESMSMAMDYYKLINSFSKKLGRVMSRYS
- a CDS encoding DUF4252 domain-containing protein: MRKLIVLSLACFLVSCGVKTPYEAFRKENKEDVAMSFGASGFVVNALVRDKEFKNFAKHSGAKKYHMLVAKENPKFLKSNFVDFLKDNNFEEIFHTNTSDGKIYIYSFEKGDKLKEVIVKIEDDSQMVLLNVQGDLKMSDFEKLTASNDVN
- a CDS encoding FtsL-like putative cell division protein, with translation MKGGIYNILKAQFLIDDNAIKNWRFIVYVILLAIIMIANTQRYEQKVFKIIELTNKVKELRSEFVDKRSELMKLKMESTVSEKMVGKQIFPSSVPPVKIEVRKEEEKNFLERIWQ
- a CDS encoding penicillin-binding protein, translating into MAVEDKHISYRTYLVAIVILLMAMAIAVKLTNIQWVDGDHYRELAKERTVKNFVIPANKGNIYSADGSLLATSIPNYIIRFDALAPKTESFEKNIKLLSDSLGKMLRKSSSTIQNELRRARVNKNRYYLVAKDLNYTEYMRIKGFPLFNMGAYKGGIIVEQKTVREHPIGKIAERTIGYERKMPEGYSDGKGIEWAYSEYLNGKDGKILKQKIAKGQWKPIRDANEVEPQDGYDVISTIDVYIQDIAHHALLKQLEEYEADHGCVVVMETKTGQIKAISNLGRANDGSYYETTNYAYAESHEPGSTFKLVDLMAILEDKVADTSTVYDSHGGVVVYSGRKVRDSHDGGYGKISLARGFEVSSNTVMVQAVYNNYKNNPSKFVNHINFYGLNKKLGLAFQGEGKPFIPQPGDKNWSNISLPWMAFGYGVSVTPLQTLTYYNAVANNGVMVKPQLVTEIKEWNKTIKKYNTVVMNPRICSPETILKLKAVLANVVKKGTGSKLFSKDFSMAGKTGTAQVNYAKNGGQDKHYASSFVGYFPADNPKYSCIVVVHKPNTAKNDYYGADVAGPVFKRIAQKIFTDAPSTNVIKKLERSTPKQDRNYNSYFAQTQKKNLYVPNVKGMSGMDAVALLENLGMKVKAVGVGKVKKQSIQAGQNIVKKSTILLELS
- the gldB gene encoding gliding motility lipoprotein GldB, which translates into the protein MKLYLLPVVFCLLFWSCDQKSKVEKAIEETPVEIKVERFDKIFFETPPKDLAKVKKQFPYFFSPQINDTVWLNKMQAPIWREVYTEVEKKYSNIESVRNDLETLYKHMKYYFPETKQPKLITLISDMDYNNKAIYADSLVIVSLELYLGKDHKFYQFPKYIKQNFEQSQIMPDIVSSFSTRKIAPPTDKNLLSKMIYFGKELYLKDVLLPDYSDADKMGYTKEQIVWCQENESYIWRYFIERQMLFSDEQKLTNRFIDPAPFSKFYLEIDNDSPGRVGAWIGWQMVRSYMANNEVTVAQLMKMDAKEIFEKSKYKPKK
- the yihA gene encoding ribosome biogenesis GTP-binding protein YihA/YsxC — translated: MKINTAEFIISNSDASKCPKDFLPEYAFIGRSNVGKSSLINMLTNNKNLAKTSGKPGKTQLINHFLINNNWFLVDLPGYGYAKVSKKTKSIFQKFITDYFETREQLVCAFVLIDIRHEAQNIDIEFMSYMGESEIPFCIIFTKADKISKTKIDSHIAAYKKQMFANNWAEMPHYFVTSSTESTGKEELLSYIDEVNQEVFKNNSGF
- the gldC gene encoding gliding motility protein GldC translates to MSNKNTSEIKFQVELDENRVPEKLFWTAKDGGIELSESKAIMLNVWDSNAKESMRIDLWTKDMPVDEMKIFFHQTLVSMAETFRRATNDEKMSDTMLDFCDYFAEKLDLKK
- a CDS encoding division/cell wall cluster transcriptional repressor MraZ, which codes for MSAIIGTYECKVDAKGRVLLPSPLKKQLASSLQNGFVLKRSVFQPCLELYPMEEWDLMMKKINKLNRFVKKNNDFIRRFTAGVKVVEIDALGRLLVPKDLVTFASIDKDVVFSSAVNIVEIWDKDLYEKSIDGADVDFADLAEEVMGNLNDDDNGIS
- a CDS encoding response regulator transcription factor, which produces MIKVCLADNYPVVHFGIKSYFKDHADISIVANVGNFPMVKDILLTKEIDVLVLDLELEGLSSIFEVKSILKNFPKTKIIFYSGLSEQIYAPNAIKAGVSGFVHKTEKLETLGQSIIKVNQGKIIMNEAVMKNIALIAKQSKSERLYRKLSNREVEVLRYLSDGKKNHEIAEILSLNEKTISTYKLRLLTKLNVTNLVDLVNKAKTLEIV
- a CDS encoding alpha/beta fold hydrolase; this translates as MEKYYKKEGKYSYYEAGEGIPIVILHGLMGGLSNFDAVASYFSNKGYRIIIPDLPIYTQNILKTNVKSFAVYVKNFITFKKLDRVILLGNSLGGHIALYHTKMYPEKVSGLVITGSSGLYESAMGDSYPKRGDYEYIKKKAEDVFYDPKIATPELIDEVYATVNDRIKLIKTLTIAKSAIRHNMAKDLPKMHVQTCVIWGKNDKVTPPDVAEEFHKLLPNSTLYWIDKCGHAAMMEQPEEFNKHLEDWLTHTHLAEH
- the nadE gene encoding NAD(+) synthase, whose protein sequence is MTKKSTLKIEEINLHIVNWLKTYAETSKVNGFVIGISGGVDSAVTSALCAQTGFKVLCVEMPIHQAHSHVTRGREHIEQLKKQFPNVSSVEADLTSVFQDFIKQVPETNDIHKLHLSLANTRSRLRMTTLYYFAGIYGLLVAGTGNKVEDFGVGFFTKYGDGGVDLSPIADLMKSEVYALGRYLKIPNSILTAAPTDGLFGDERTDEDQIGATYDELEWAMAIEEQKIASNSFTARELEVLNIYKKLNKNNQHKMIPIPVCTF